In Chryseobacterium salivictor, the DNA window AATTCAGGAAAAAAATTATCATTACCTTTGACGACGGTTACTATAACAATTACGAATTTTTACCGTCGCTGCTTCAAAAATATGATCTTAAAGCGACCATTTTTATTTCCACTTCCTTTATTGAAAACGGATATGATGAAAATAAAATGATGGGTTTTGAAGATCTTAAAAAGCTCAGTTCAAATTTTTTCGAAATTGCACTCCACAGTCATTCGCATCAAAATTTCAGAACTTTAAGCAACAGTGAAATTGAAAACGATTTAAAATTGAATATGCAGATTCTGGAATCTCATCAAATTCAGTATTCAAAAGTTTTGGCTTACCCGTACGGAAAATATCCTAAAAATGGTGCAGAGCAGGAAAAGCTTTTTCATACTTTAAAGAAATTAGGCATTGACTTTGCCGTAAGGAT includes these proteins:
- a CDS encoding polysaccharide deacetylase family protein; its protein translation is MEKEGDTELTVSAENLEKQFKYIKEKAYRSVFFKEIHSEFRKKIIITFDDGYYNNYEFLPSLLQKYDLKATIFISTSFIENGYDENKMMGFEDLKKLSSNFFEIALHSHSHQNFRTLSNSEIENDLKLNMQILESHQIQYSKVLAYPYGKYPKNGAEQEKLFHTLKKLGIDFAVRIGNKINYFPNAKPYELCRIDIKGEDSLQRFKLKLILGKLKLF